From one Macaca nemestrina isolate mMacNem1 chromosome 3, mMacNem.hap1, whole genome shotgun sequence genomic stretch:
- the LOC112427467 gene encoding CXXC-type zinc finger protein 4: MNTNVCVEPGPSPEAPGLPKESHLPEGALNSLVDYNSEMERYRSFATSFYKTNGGAFPQAAKIARITTPIFPSSAAAAAAAARIGMSPWNCDNAATAAAATAMLWGSGGGGGGGGGGGGGGGGGGGGGGGGGGGGGRKSSSAAASSSASSSSAILPAGGGGGGGGGGGGSRTSMHHRNDSQRLGKAGCPPEPSLQMANTNFLSTLSPEHCRPLAGECMNKLKCGAAEAEIMNLPERVGTFSAIPALGGISLPPGVIVMTALHSPAAASAAVTDSAFQIANLADCPQNHSSSSSSSSGGAGGANPAKKKRKRCGVCVPCKRLINCGVCSSCRNRKTGHQICKFRKCEELKKKPGTSLERTPVPSAEAFRWFF; encoded by the exons ATGAACACCAATGTCTGCGTGGAGCCCGGGCCGAGCCCGGAGGCCCCGGGCTTGCCCAAGGAAAGCCACTTGCCCGAAGGGGCTCTGAACAGCCTTGTGGATTACAACTCGGAAATGGAGCGCTACCGCTCCTTTGCCACCTCCTTCTACAAGACCAACGGGGGCGCCTTCCCACAGGCGGCCAAGATCGCGCGCATCACCACCCCCATCTTCCCCAgcagcgccgccgccgccgcggccgccGCGCGCATCGGCATGTCCCCCTGGAACTGCGACAACGcggccaccgccgccgccgccaccgccatGCTCTGGGGCAGCGGcgggggtgggggcggcggcgggGGTGGCGGCgggggtggcggcggcggcggcggcgggggcgggggcgggggcggtgggGGCGGCAGGAAATCCTCctccgccgccgcctcctcctccgcctcctcctcctcggcGATCCTCCCCgccggcggtggcggcggcggcggcggcggcggcggcggcagcaggaCCAGCATGCACCACCGAAACGACTCCCAGAGGCTGGGGAAAGCTGGCTGCCCGCCAGAGCCGTCGTTGCAAATGGCAAATACTAATTTCCTCTCCACCTTATCCCCTGAACACTGCAGACCTTTGGCGGGGGAATGCATGAACAAGCTCAAATGCGGCGCTGCTGAAGCAGAGATAATGAATCTCCCCGAGCGCGTGGGGACTTTTTCCGCTATCCCGGCTTTAGGGGGCATCTCATTACCTCCAGGGGTCATCGTCATGACAGCCCTTCACTCCCCCGCAGCAGCCTCAGCAGCCGTCACAGACAGTGCGTTTCAAATTGCCAATCTGGCAGACTGCCCGCAGAatcattcctcctcctcctcgtcctcctcagGGGGAGCTGGCGGAGCCAACCCAGccaagaagaagaggaaaaggtgTGGGGTCTGCGTGCCCTGCAAGAGGCTCATCAACTGTGGCGTTTGCAGCAGTTGCAGGAATCGCAAAACGGGACACCAGATCTGcaaatttagaaaatgtgaaGAGCTAAAGAAAAAACCTGGCACTTCACTAGAG AGAACACCTGTTCCCAGCGCTGAAGCATTCCGATGGTTCTTTTAA